GACCTGCAAAATATAGCCCTTCTATAAATTTGCTTTCTAGAGTGGGCTTTAATGAAAGCGGATCAATACAGTCATATTCTATTGCATAAGCATCGCGCATAATATGTGCTTTTTCCAAGCCCTTGATGCTATGAACTATTTTTTCTTGAATATCTACAGGAAGAGAAGTGCTTATTCCTTGCAAATACACTTCGTCTGTGTCAAGTCCTTCTGGTTCTAGAAAAAATTGATGACGGTTTTTATCCTTAAACCTCATTATCTTATCTTCAATAGAAGGACAATACCTTGTTCCCGTTCCCTTGATAAGTCCGCTATACATAGGCGCAAGATGTATGTTTTCTCTAATAATTCTATGTGTTTCTTCATTAGTATAGCCTAAATAACAGGGCATACGGTCATATTGAACGGATTCAGACATTGCTGAAAAAGAATAGCTGGGTTCACCGTGCTGAATTTCAAATTGTGAATAATCTATTGTTTTACCGTCCAGACGGGGAGGAGTGCCTGTTTTGAATCTTCTCAATTCATGTCCAAGCTTTTGGATGCTGTCTGAAAGATGATTGGCGCGAGCAAGTCCCGAAGGACCTTTGTTTTCTATAATTGATCCTATTATCGTGTTAGATTTTAAATAGACGCCTGTCGCAACAACTACAGCATCAGCATAATATATCTGATTATATAATGTCTTTACGCCTGTAATTTTTTTGCCGTCTGTTAACAACTCTACAGCTTCCGCTTGTCTTATTCTAAGATTAGGTGTTTTTTCAAGCGTTGCTTTCATATTGGTGTGATATTTGTTTTTATCTATCTGGGCGCGTAAAGATTGAACAGCTACACCTTTACTTGTGTTTAACATTCTTAGCTGAATTAAGGATTTGTCTGCTTCTATGCCCATTTGACCGCCAAGCGCGTCTATTTCTCTAACCAAATGACCTTTGGATGTTCCGCCTATTGAAGGGTTGCATGCAAGAAGTCCGATAGAATCGAGATTGAGAATAAGCATGCATGTTTTTAGACCTGTGCGTGCGCAGGCAAGGGCAGCTTCCGCAGCTGCATGACCTCCGCCGATTACTACTGCATCAAAACGATAGTCAGAATTGTATTGATTATTATCGTCATTAATTTGTGTCATCAAAAATTTTTCCTAAAAAACAGCTTATTATAATTATTTGTTAAAGCTAAATAATTATATAACTCAATACATAAATAAAGCAACTGTCTGAATAAAGCAGTAAAAATTTTTTGATATTGATTGATAAAACCGATATAATTCCAATTAAAAACTGAGTATTAATATAAACTGTATAACAAGGATTAGAAAGAATATGAAAATGTCATTTTAACTTTTATAATGAACATCAAATTTTTTGGTGTCGTCATTATAAGCGGCAAGCAAAATCTTTTTGAGCTTTTGATTGTTTAAATCTAATTTTTTGATTATCCAATCTTTGTCTTTTCCAAGCTTTTTTAACGTGCTTTTGGAAATTTTGCCGTCAATAATGACGTTATAAGAAATAACTGCTTTATC
This is a stretch of genomic DNA from Clostridia bacterium. It encodes these proteins:
- the mnmG gene encoding tRNA uridine-5-carboxymethylaminomethyl(34) synthesis enzyme MnmG, yielding MTQINDDNNQYNSDYRFDAVVIGGGHAAAEAALACARTGLKTCMLILNLDSIGLLACNPSIGGTSKGHLVREIDALGGQMGIEADKSLIQLRMLNTSKGVAVQSLRAQIDKNKYHTNMKATLEKTPNLRIRQAEAVELLTDGKKITGVKTLYNQIYYADAVVVATGVYLKSNTIIGSIIENKGPSGLARANHLSDSIQKLGHELRRFKTGTPPRLDGKTIDYSQFEIQHGEPSYSFSAMSESVQYDRMPCYLGYTNEETHRIIRENIHLAPMYSGLIKGTGTRYCPSIEDKIMRFKDKNRHQFFLEPEGLDTDEVYLQGISTSLPVDIQEKIVHSIKGLEKAHIMRDAYAIEYDCIDPLSLKPTLESKFIEGLYFAGQINGTSGYEEAACQGLMAGLNASLKIRKKPPLVLGRDQAYIGVLIDDLTTKGTNEPYRMMTSRAEFRLNLRQDNADLRLTQLGYEAGLVTQERYQKYLDKLEKIQQLNSLLDKSFSPKAINPLLEKANQSLIKSGITLKELFKRNDITMEIVRELPELKDIQPDVIQEVLVSTRYEGYIERTRRNIEDVKKLEELKLPEDLDYNSLKGLRIEARQKLNKIRPLTLGQASRISGVNPADINVLLLYLKTKKG